CGCGGAGATCGAACGCTGGACCATGACCAAGAACAAGTTCGAGGCCATGCAGATCCTCAACAAATACGACATTCCGTGCGGCCCGATCCTGTCGATGAAAGAAATCGCGGAAGAGCCTTCGCTGCGCAAAACCGGCACGATCGTCGAAGTGGATCATCCGACTCGCGGCAAGTATCTGACGGTCGGCAATCCGATCAAACTGTCGGACAGCCCGACCGAAGTCAAACGCTCGCCGCTGCTAGGTGAACATACCGACGAGGTGATGGCGGAACTCGGTTATTCGCCCGAGCAGATCAGTGCATTGCGTACGGCCGGCGCGATCTAGGAGCGAACGATATGGATACGTGGATGCGTTTCATGTCGAGCGACGGCGGCATTGTGTTCGGCCGCGTCGAAGGCGGTTATCTGCACGAATACGCCAGTCTCGATCACCCGGTGCCGACCGGCGCGGTCCTGTCGACGCGCGCGCTCACGCCGCTCGCGCCGTGCGCGCCCGGCAAGATCATTGCCCTGTGGAACAACTATCACGCGCTGGCCGCGAAGCTCGATAAGCCCGTGCCGACGCATCCGCTGTTTCTGCTGAAGCCGGCGGGTTCGGTGATCGGTTCGGGTGAGCCGATTCGTCGGCCGCTCAGTTACGCGGGCAAGATCGTCTACGAAGGCGAACTCGGCATTGTGATCGGACGGCGTTGCCGCGATGCGAGCGTCGAGGAGGCGAGCGCCGCGATCTTCGGCTATACGCTCGTCAACGACGTCACCGCTGCGGATCTGCTGAACGAGAACCCGCATTTTGCGCAATGGGCGCGCGCGAAGGGCTTCGATACGTTCTGCTGCATCGGGCCGTCGATCGTCTCCGGTTTCGATTGGCGGCAAGGGCGTCTCGTGACCTTGCTCGATGGGGTCGAACGGCAGAACTATCCGCTCGACGATATGGTCTTTTCGCCGGCGGAGCAGGTGAGTCTTCTGTCGCAGGATCTCACGCTCGAACCGGGCGACGTGATCGCGTGCGGTACGTCGGTGGGCGTCGGCTCGATCAAGGACGGCGCAACGGTATCGATCACGATCGACGGAATCGGCACGCTCAGCAATACATTGACCGCCGTACAGGCGGCAACGCAAACGGCCGCGACGATCGCAGCGGTCTGAATGGCGGAATAGAAGATCGCGCGGTCAATTGACCGCGCGTGATGGCACCGCAATACGGGGAGTACGCATGCCGCAAGGTACGATCGTCTCAACCGGTTCAATCGTCGCTATCGTCGCTATCGACTCTATCGACTCTATCGACCGCCGCGGAGAATGCGCCGTAGTACTGCGCATTCTTTTGCAGGATCTGCTGCATTGCCATCGCCTACTGCTTATACACACTCAGTTCCTTCACGCGCGTGATCTTCTCGATCAGATTCGCGCCTTCCTCCATCAGGAAGCGTTTGAATGCGACTGCGACCGGCGGCAGCCGTTTGTTCTTGCGATGCACGACGTACCAGTTGAGCATGACCGGAAAGCTCTCGACGTCGAGTACCACCAGATGGCCGAGTTGCAACTCGAGGCTGATGGTATGCGCGGACAGAAAGGCGATGCCCATGCCGGCAATCACCGCCTGCTTGATCGTCTCGGTGCTCTTGATCTCCATCGCGATCTTCAGATTGGCGAGACGTCCCGCGAAACCTTCTTCCATCGAATTCCACGTGTCCGAGCCGCGCTCGCGCACGATAAACGCTTCGCTCGCCAACTGGCTCATCTTGATGTTGCGCTTGTGTGCGAGCGGATGCGTGGGCGCCGCCACGATCACATAGGGATGCGGCGCGAACGGTTCGTTGGTGGCGTCGGTTTCGTGCGGCGGCCGCACCATCACCGCGAGATCGGTTTGATTGGTGGCGAGTTGATGCAGCAGTTCGGCGCGGTTGTGTACCGCGAGATTCAACACGACGCCCGAGTAGCGGCGCGTGAACTCCGCAAGCACGCGCGGAAAGAAGTAATCGCCGGCGCTGATCACCGCGACGTTCAGCTTGCCGCCGGAGACGCCTTTGAGCTGACTCATGGCCTCGTCGACTTCGTGGAACTGCTGAATGATCGCGCGGCTGTAGTGGAGCATTTCGGTGCCGGCCGGCGTCAGATAGATCTTTTTGCCGAGCTGTTCGAACAGCGGCAGGCCCGCATGTTCTTCGAGTTGCCGCACCTGAGTGGAGACGGCGGGCTGCGTGAGATGCAGTTCCTCCGCGGCGCGCGAGAAGCTCAGGTGGCGCGCTACCGTTTCGAAAACCTTCAACTGCCGCAGAGTCGCATTGCGCATCGTCATGGCCGATGTATAAGCAAACGTGAATCGACATAATAACAAACTTTAATTATTCGTAATTCAGCAATGACCCTAGCATGGGTTCGTATAAGAGGCGGAATTGCCACTGCGGTATTGGGAGAAGTACTCGGCGGTAGTGGGCATGTCGGTGTAGTCGCATGTAGTCGGGTTAACGCTTGGATCAAGGCACCAAAAGGCAAGACAGGCACAAATGACCTGCTGAGCGGGCCATTAATTGATACGAATAAAGTACTTCCCGGAAAGCGATGCAATTCAGACGGTCCGGCGAAATAAAAAGCAGGCGGATTAAAGACGCAACTATTAAACATTCCCGAATGGCAAGGCTTTTCGGGTCATAACCATAAGGTGGGACGCATACAGTGCGGCAGGCTGAACCGCAGCACTGAATAAATGGCGGAGACAAGTCTCATGGACGATATAACTCAGCAGGCCCCTAAGGGCGCCTTCTGGACGAACCGCTGGTGGCAGCTCGTCATCGGCATGGTGTGCATGGCGCTGGTGGCCAACCTGCAATACGCATGGACGCTGTTCGTCACGCCGATGAACTCACGTCACCACTGGGGCGAAGCGTCTATTCAACTCGCCTTCACGATTTTCATTCTGACCGAAACGTGGCTCGTGCCGCTCGAAGGCTGGCTGGTCGACAAGTTTGGACCCCGGCCGGTGGTCGCGGGCGGCGCGGTGTGCGCGGGACTCGCGTGGGTGATGAATTCGTATGCGACCACCTTGCCGATGTTGTACGTCTCCGCGGTGATCGCGGGGATCGGCGCCGGCGGCGTGTACGGCACGTGCGTCGGCAATGCGTTGAAGTGGTTTCCCGATCGTCGCGGTCTCGCGGCGGGGCTCACGGCAGCCGGGTTCGGCGCGGGCGCGGCGGTGACGGTGATTCCGATCGCGAACATGATCACGCGCACGGGTTACGAGCATACGTTCTTCTTCTTCGGCATTCTGCAAGGCGTGTGCATTCTTGCGCTCGCGCTGCTGCTGAAGAAGCCGACCTTGCGCCAGCAGGTGGCGGCGCGCAAGAAGTTCGCAGTGTCGAAGGTCGACTACACGCCCGGGCAAATGATCAAGACGCCGGTGTTCTGGGTGATCTACGTGTCGTTCGTCGCGGTGGCGGCGGGCGGTTTGATGGCGACCGCGCAGATCGGCCCGATCGCGAAAGACTGGGGGCTCGCGCGCATCCCGATGACGATGTTCGGCATGACCTTGCCGCTGCTCACCATGACGCTGTCCATCGACAACGTCTGCAACGGTTTCACGCGTCCGCTGTGCGGCTTCATCTCCGACAAGCTCGGCCGCGAGAACACGATGTTCGTGATCTTTATCGGCGAAGGCCTCGCGTTGCTCGGATTGATGCAATACGGCAGCAACCCCTATGCGTTCATGACGTTTGCCGCGCTGATCTTTCTGTTCTGGGGCGAGATCTTCTCGATCTTTCCGGCCATCTGCGCCGACACGTTCGGCAGCAAATACGCGGCGGCCAACGCGGGCACCTTGTACACCGCGAAAGGCACCGCTTCCCTGATCGTCCCAATCGCTTCGGTGCTGGCTGCTACCGGCGGCTGGAATCTCGTCTTTATCGTCTCGTCGGTCGTGACGATCGCCGCCGGCGTCTCGGCGAAATTCATTCTCGCGCCGATGCGCTCACGCTGGATCGAATCGCACAATCAGCCGCAAGGCGTGCTGGCGGCAACCAGCGGCGGCACCGCTTCGCCTCTGGGCCACTGGCCTGAGCAGACGGGGGAATAGGGTGAACCGATCGCATTGGGCCGTGACGTCATGAACGTTTCGCTGCAGCAGCTCAAGGTGTTTGTCGCCGTCGCGCGTGAACGGAGTTTTACGCGCGCGGCGCGCGAGTTCGATCTCACGCAGTCGGCGGTGAGTCGTTGCGTGCGCGAACTCGAAGAAGCCGTCGAATTAAAACTGTTCGACCGGACCACGCGCCAGGTCGAATTGACGAATGCAGGTGCGAGTCTCGAACGAAGAATCGGCCGCCTGCTCGACGAAATCGATCTGACGCTGCGCGAAGAACGCGCGACCTTCGACGGCCACACCGGTGTGGTTGTGGTCGCAAGCAATCCGGTGTTGTCGTCAGGCTGGGTGGCGCAGGGATTGGCCGTTTGTGCCGCGGCGTTTCCGGGGTTGATCGTGTCGGTGAGGGATCAGCCGCAGAGCAGCGTGCTCGCGAGTGTGGAGCAGGGCGAGGTGGATTTCGGCCTGGTGTCGTCGGTTGAACCGCCGGACAGCGATCTGTTGCACGCGCAAGCGATCTTCACGACGCCGCTGCACGCGGTGTTGCCGTCCGCGCATGCGCTGGCTCGACAGAGCAATGTTGCGTGGACACGATTGAGCGAGTCTCCGATCGTTACGCTGAACGCCGATGCCGGCGTGCGTGCGGCGCTCGAACTAGCGTTGAGTTCGAACGGAATGAAGCGGCGGCCGATGCAGGAACTCGGACACGTCGCGGCGGTGCTGCGCATGGTCGAGCTTGGACTTGGCGTCGGCGTTTTGCCGGTCGACGCGCGCTGGCCTGGGTTGAGTGCCGGGTTGGTCGGCCGGCCGCTCGTGCCGGAGATGAACCTGACCACGTGGCTCGTGCATCGCCGCAATCGTTCGCTTCGGCCGAATGCCTCGGCGGTGTGGGCGCAGTTTGCCGCGGCCGCCGCGCCGTCGCATGAGGACGCGGCGATGTCTTCGCACGTCGGCAGTGCTACGCCGTTGCATGTCGCGGCCGTGTCTTCCCATTCGTCCGCCGCTATGTCTTCGCCTGCAACCGGCGCACAGTCTGCCGCTTCCTCGGAATTCACACGCTCAGCCACGCTGCGCGGCGGCGCCGCTCTGCACGAGCCTTAGCCTCGATCTCACACTTCGCCTCAGCCGACCCGCAGCCAGTCAGCCCACGCAACATGCCGTGCAAGGAGCTTCACCATGGACACCGCAACCGAACTCCAGCGCCACGATCTGCTGATCGATGGCAAGCGCTTGCCGCCGGGCACCGGCGAGTACTCCGTCGACATCAACCCCGCCACCGAAGAGCCGATCGCGCTGGTCGCGCAAGGCAGCGCCGCCGACGTGGACGCCGCGGTGCAGTCGGCGCGCGCCGCATTGAAAGTGTGGAACGGTATTCGCGCCGCCGATCGCGGCCGCATTCTGGCGCGGCTCGCCGGGCTGATGCGCGCCAATCTGGAAGAACTCGCCGCGCTCGAAAGTCTCGACGCCGGCAAGCCGATTGCCTCGGTGATGCGTCAGGACATCCCGGCCGCGATCGATACGCTCGAGTACTACGCCGGCTGGTGCGACAAGATCAACGGCCAGGTCGTGCCGGTTCGGCCCGACGCATTGACGTACACGTTGCGTGAGCCGGTCGGCGTGGTCGCTGCAATCGTGCCGTGGAATTTCCCGTTGATGATCGGTATGTGGAAGATCGCGCCGGCGCTCGCGTGCGGTTGCACGCTGATCGTCAAACCGGCGGAGATCACGCCGCTCACCGCGTTGCGGATCGGCGAACTCGCGCTCGAAGCCGGCGTGCCGCCCGGCGTGCTGAATATCGTCACCGGCAAGGGGCGAGTGGTTGGCGACGCATTGGTCGCGCATCCGGGCGTCGATAAAGTGACGTTCACCGGTTCGCCGTCGGTAGGGCGCGGCATTCTGCAAGGCGCGGCCGGCAACTTCAAACGCGTCACGCTGGAGCTTGGCGGCAAGTCGGCCAATCTGATTTTCCCCGACGCGAATCTCGACAACGCGGTGCGAGCCGCAGCCTCCGGCATCTTCTTCAACACGGGCCAGGTGTGTTCAGCGGGCTCGCGGATTCTCGCGCATCGCGACGTCTACGACGAAGTGATCGAGCGTCTGGCGGCGCGTGCCAGATCGATCAAGGTCGGCGATCCGTCGGCGCGTGAAACGTCGATGGGTCCGCTCATCTCCGCCGCGCAGATGAAGACGGTGCTCGGTTATGTAGAAACCGGCCGCGCGGAAGGGGCGTCGCTCGTTACCGGCGGCGCGCGGATCGGCGAGCGCGGTTTCTTCGTCGAGCCCACGGTGTTCGCGAACGTCGAGCATGAGATGCGTATTTCGCAGGAGGAGATCTTCGGCCCGGTAGCCAGCGTGATCCGTTTCAACGACGAAGCCGACGCGCTGCGGATCGCCAACGGCACGCTGTACAGCCTCGCGGCGGGCGTGTGGAGCGCGGACATCGGCCGGGTGCATCGGGTTGCGCGCGACCTGCGAGCGGGCACCGTATGGATCAACACTTACGGCTATACCGACGTGCGTTTGCCGTGGGGTGGTTCGGGCGACTCCGGTTTCGGCCGCGAGCACGGCGACGTGGCGATCGAGAACTTCACCGAGCCGAAAGCGGTGTGGCTGGCTATTGACCAGTAGCAGACCAATAGCAGATCAATCGCCGCTAGATAACGGATTCACCGCAAACGAATCGCACATGAAAAAGGATCGAACGCTCACGGCGTTCGATCCTTTATCGCATCAACCACTCAAACCTGAAACCACTCAGGCGCCCTGCAACGCCATCCGTTCACGCAGTTTGACGAGTGCCAGCACGACATCAATCGTCGGCGTCGGTTCGGCGACGAGTCGGCCCATCTCCTGCACGACTGTTAGCAGCGGATCGATCTCCATCGGCCGGCGGTTTTCGAGGTCGACCAGCGTCGACGTCTTGTGCGCGCCGACCGCGCCCGCGCCGTCGATGCGCCGCTCCACGTCCACCCGGAAATGCACACCGAACTGCTCCGCGATGCGTTTGGCTTCGAGCATCATGGTGCGCGATACCGCACGTGTGCCGGGGTCGCTGGTGAGCACGTCGAGCGTGGCGTGCGTCAATGCGCTGATCGGGTTGAAGCAGAGATTGCCCCACAGCTTGAGCCAGATCTCGTCGCGGATATTGTCGCGGATCGGCGCTTCGAATCCTGCCGCCTGCATGATCTCGTGCAACTGCTGAATGCGCGGCGTGCGTTCGCCGTCAGGCTCGCCGATGGGGAATTTCTTGCCGTACACATGCTTGATCACACCCGGCTCGACGATCTCGGCCGCCGGATAAAGCACGCAGCCGATCGCCCGCTCAGGGCCGAGTTTCGTCCATTGCGAGCCGTCCGGATCGACGCTGGCGAGACGTGTGCCGGCGAACTTGCCGCCATGCTGATGGAAGTACCAATACGGAATGCCGTTGACGCCCGTGACGATCGCCGTGTGCTTGCCGAGCAGCGGCTGCATCGCATCGACCACGCCGGGCAGCGAGTGCGCTTTCAGCGTGATGATCACGAAGTCCTGCACGCCGAGCTCACTCGGGTCGGACGTACAGCGCACCGGCGCGCTGATCGTTTCGCCGTCCATGATCAGCCGCGCGCCGTGCTCGCGCATGGCCGCGAGATGCGCGCCACGCGCGACGAAACTCACGCCGGCGCCGGCGCGCGCCAGTTGCACGCCCATCAAACCGCCTATTGCTCCCGCTCCGAAGACGCAGATCTTCATGGTGCCGCTCCTGTGACGATGAAAAGTCGCTGAACCGATGCCGGAAACGCGTCATGCGCGGCGGCGGGTCACAGCGTGAGCATACGGATCCGGGGACGATACGGATAGTTAAAGTTTCTCGGTTCATGCATTTGGTATCGGTTATAGAAGGCGCGAGTCGAGTCATGGCGGCTTACATTCAGATTGCTCATGAGCGAGACAAAGAGCGTCCCGGCGAATGCTGCGACGAATTGGGAAATTTCTCGGGCCTAAGTCGTGGACGCGAAGGCAGAATGCGAGTCCTTCTGAACAACGAAGTATTCGTTAGCCGCCATGCACACAGTGATTCGTCAAACCACGGGCCGTGACTTCGCCGACATGGAAAGCGCTCTCGCGCGCCTGCTCGACGTGATGCTGGTCGCGCTGGGTGCGGCGCTGGCTTCGTTGCTCTGCCTCGCCGATCCGGCTCTTTCGATCGTCGAAGCGTCTTTCGTGGCGTTCGACATGGCCTTCGCGATCTTGCTGCTGCCGTGGTTCGGTGTGTACGACTCGTGGCGCGGCCGTTCGACATGGCGCTTGAGCGTGCGCATCGTGTTCGGCTGGATCGTGGTTCAGGCGTGCGGCGTGGCCGTCATGTTCCTGCTGCATCGCACGGCGTCGTTGTCGCGGCTCTGGTGCGTGACGTGGACTGCGCTCACGGCCTGCGCTCTGGTGGCATCGCGGCTGCTGGTGCATGCCGCGCTCGGCCGGATGCGGCGTGCCGGCCGCAATCTGCGCACGGTCGCCGTGGTGGGCGCCGGCGCACATCGCGACGGCGTGATCGCTCATATCGCGGGCTCGCCCGATGCGGGTTTTCGCGCCGTGGCGACCTTGAACACCTGGCCCGACAGCGAGCCGGACGTTGCGGGTTTGCCCGCATTCCGGCAACTGCGTGAATTGGCGGACTGGGTACGCAGGGAACAGATCGACGAGGTCTGGATCGCACTGCCCATGTCCGAGGAAGACACCGTGTTGCAAGTCCTCGCGGAGTTCAGCGGCGACCTCGTCAACGTGCGTTTCCTGCCGGACGTACGCAGTCTCGTGATGTTCGATCGCCATGTGGTCGATCTGCTCGGCTCGCCGGCCATCAACCTGATGGCCTCGCCGATGACACCTTACGCGCTGTTGCAGAAAGCGCTGTTCGACCGGTTGTTCGCCGTCGTGGCGCTGCTCGCGTTGGGGCCGTTGATGCTGTCGATTGCGATTGCGGTGAAGGCGACATCGAAAGGGCCGGTGCTGTTTACGCAACGACGCAAGGGCACCGACGGCCGCGTCTTTCGTATCTACAAGTTCCGGTCGATGCGCGCGCACGCGCAGCAACCCGGTGTGGTTCGGCAGGCCACGCGTGGCGACTTGCGAATCACGCGCGTCGGCGCGTTCCTGCGGCGTACGAGCCTCGACGAGTTGCCGCAATTTTTCAACGTGCTGCGCGGGGAAATGTCGGTGGTTGGGCCCAGGCCCCACGCCATAGAACATGACGATCAATACCGCGGCCTTGTCGACGGTTATATCCATCGCTATCGGATCAAGCCAGGCATTACCGGTTGGGCGCAAGTGAACGGTTTTCGCGGCGAGACCGATCGGATCGAAAAAATGCAGAGGCGCGTTGAACACGATCTGTACTACTTGCGCAACTGGTCGTTCGGACTGGACATGCGGATCGTCGTCGCGACGGTCGTGAAGGGTTTTCTGAATCGCAATGCTTATTGACGTGCGATTTCCACAGAAGTCGTGCTTCGGCACGCTCGTTTGAGGAGTAGGTTGAACACGATGTTTGCTTTAATGAAGAACCGGTCCCGCTATCGGCTTGGTGTACTGACAATGGTGGTGACGCTATTGAACAGCGCATGTGCGGTGGCGCCAGGTATGCGCATGCAGACCTCGGCGACGGCAGCAGTGTATACGACAGATGCGACGCTGCTCGCGGCGAAAAACAGTCAGCCCGCCGCGAGCGAGAAAGTCGACGCGACACCCGACACGCCCGAAATCGCGATTACCGAGGTCGACGCGGCGCTGATCTCGCAACTGGCCCAACGCCGTCAACAGCAACAACTCGAACTGTCTCAACTGCTGTCGGGCACGCCGCGCGAATACGTGGTCGGCGCGGGGGATGTGCTGCAAATCGTGGTTTGGGATCACCCGGAATTCGCCGCCGCGCTCGGGTCGTCGCAGATTCAGTCGTCGGCGCGGCCCGGCGATCCGCTCGCCGGTTTCATCGTCGATCAGAACGGCAGTCTGACGTTTCCGTATGCGGGCACGCTGCAAGTGGCGGGCTTGCGCACCGATGAAATCCAGCAGCGCCTGAGCCTCGCGCTCGGCAAGTACTTCGTCAAACCGCAGGTGACCGTGCGGATGGCGTCCTATCGCGCGCATCAGGTTTACGTGGACGGCGAAGTGCATAGCCCCGGCGCGTTGTCCGTGAACGACGTGCCGATGACGTTCTACGAAGCGCTCAGCCGCGCCGGCGGCTTCAGCGAAACGGCGGATCAAAGCGATCTCGTGCTGGTGCGCGGTGGCCAGTCGCATCGCGTGAATCTGACTCAGTTGCTCGCGCAAGGTGTGAGTCCGTCGCGGCTGTTTCTGAATGCCGGCGACGTGCTGCGTGTCATGCCACGCGATGAAAACGGCGTGTATGTGATGGGGGAAGTGAATAAACCGGTCTCGGCCGTGCCGCGCAGAACCGGTGTGATCACCTTGGCCGATGCGCTGTCGCAGGCCGGCAGCGTGAACGCCTCGACCGCGGACGCCGCACAGATGTTCGTGATTCGCGGTTCGTTGACGGGTACGCCGGAAGTGTTCCATCTCGACGGCCGTTCCCCCGTCGCGATGCTGCTCGCCAAAGACTTCGAATTGCAGCCGAAAGACGTCGTCTATGTGGACGGCAGTGGCCTGGTTCGCTTCAACCGCGTGTTGACGCTGTTGATGCCGCTGATCAGTTCCGGTTTGACCGGGGGAGTGATCGCGAAATGACCGGCGTTCTGATGGTTTGTGAAGGCAACGTTTGCCGTAGCCCGATGGCGGCCGCGCTGCTGACCAAAGCGTTGCCGCAAGTCCCCGCGCGCTCGGCCGGTACGCGCGCGCTCGCGGGTCATCGCGCGGCGCCGTTAGCCGTGGAGTTGATGGACGTGCAGGGAATCGACCTGCGCCCGCATGTGGCGACAGCGTTGACATCGGCTCAGGTGCGTGGCGCGCCATTGATCCTGGCCATGACGCGAGCGCAATGCGGGCTGATCGAACGCGTCTTTCCGTTTGCGCGGGGCAAGGTGTACCGCCTCGGCGAGCACGATCAACTCGACATCGTCGACCCGTATCGACGCGGCCGATTCACCTTTGAAATGGCGGTGGCACAGATCGAGCAGGGCGTGCAGCGCTGGCTGGGTGCGATTGCCGGGCTGCAGCACTGAATCATGAGTATTCACACTAATCCTGTTCCCGTCGCGGCGCGCCAAGACGATGAAATCGACCTGTCCGAAGTCACGTCCGTGATGATCGAAAACCGTGTGCTGATCGCGGCGATTGCCGCGGCGATCCTCATGCTCGGCGTCGTCTACGCCTTGCTTGCCACGCCGGTATATCGCGCCGACGCGACGGTTCAGGTCGACGACGACAACGGTGCACTCAACGACAAGCTGGGCGATCTCGCGCAGATGTTCAACAGCAAGGCGAGCGCCGACGCCGAGATCGAACTGATCCGCTCGCGCGGTGTGGTGGACGACGCGGTGCGGCAATTGCACCTCGATATCGACGCACAGCCGCGCTATTTCCCGCTGATCGGTCGGCGGATCGCGCGCAGCGCGTCCGTCGACACGCTGGCCGAACCGATGTGGGGATTGGCGCGTTTCGGCTGGGGCGGCGAAG
This genomic stretch from Paraburkholderia bryophila harbors:
- a CDS encoding fumarylacetoacetate hydrolase family protein; the protein is MDTWMRFMSSDGGIVFGRVEGGYLHEYASLDHPVPTGAVLSTRALTPLAPCAPGKIIALWNNYHALAAKLDKPVPTHPLFLLKPAGSVIGSGEPIRRPLSYAGKIVYEGELGIVIGRRCRDASVEEASAAIFGYTLVNDVTAADLLNENPHFAQWARAKGFDTFCCIGPSIVSGFDWRQGRLVTLLDGVERQNYPLDDMVFSPAEQVSLLSQDLTLEPGDVIACGTSVGVGSIKDGATVSITIDGIGTLSNTLTAVQAATQTAATIAAV
- a CDS encoding 2-dehydropantoate 2-reductase encodes the protein MKICVFGAGAIGGLMGVQLARAGAGVSFVARGAHLAAMREHGARLIMDGETISAPVRCTSDPSELGVQDFVIITLKAHSLPGVVDAMQPLLGKHTAIVTGVNGIPYWYFHQHGGKFAGTRLASVDPDGSQWTKLGPERAIGCVLYPAAEIVEPGVIKHVYGKKFPIGEPDGERTPRIQQLHEIMQAAGFEAPIRDNIRDEIWLKLWGNLCFNPISALTHATLDVLTSDPGTRAVSRTMMLEAKRIAEQFGVHFRVDVERRIDGAGAVGAHKTSTLVDLENRRPMEIDPLLTVVQEMGRLVAEPTPTIDVVLALVKLRERMALQGA
- a CDS encoding aldehyde dehydrogenase family protein, translated to MDTATELQRHDLLIDGKRLPPGTGEYSVDINPATEEPIALVAQGSAADVDAAVQSARAALKVWNGIRAADRGRILARLAGLMRANLEELAALESLDAGKPIASVMRQDIPAAIDTLEYYAGWCDKINGQVVPVRPDALTYTLREPVGVVAAIVPWNFPLMIGMWKIAPALACGCTLIVKPAEITPLTALRIGELALEAGVPPGVLNIVTGKGRVVGDALVAHPGVDKVTFTGSPSVGRGILQGAAGNFKRVTLELGGKSANLIFPDANLDNAVRAAASGIFFNTGQVCSAGSRILAHRDVYDEVIERLAARARSIKVGDPSARETSMGPLISAAQMKTVLGYVETGRAEGASLVTGGARIGERGFFVEPTVFANVEHEMRISQEEIFGPVASVIRFNDEADALRIANGTLYSLAAGVWSADIGRVHRVARDLRAGTVWINTYGYTDVRLPWGGSGDSGFGREHGDVAIENFTEPKAVWLAIDQ
- a CDS encoding polysaccharide biosynthesis/export family protein; the protein is MKNRSRYRLGVLTMVVTLLNSACAVAPGMRMQTSATAAVYTTDATLLAAKNSQPAASEKVDATPDTPEIAITEVDAALISQLAQRRQQQQLELSQLLSGTPREYVVGAGDVLQIVVWDHPEFAAALGSSQIQSSARPGDPLAGFIVDQNGSLTFPYAGTLQVAGLRTDEIQQRLSLALGKYFVKPQVTVRMASYRAHQVYVDGEVHSPGALSVNDVPMTFYEALSRAGGFSETADQSDLVLVRGGQSHRVNLTQLLAQGVSPSRLFLNAGDVLRVMPRDENGVYVMGEVNKPVSAVPRRTGVITLADALSQAGSVNASTADAAQMFVIRGSLTGTPEVFHLDGRSPVAMLLAKDFELQPKDVVYVDGSGLVRFNRVLTLLMPLISSGLTGGVIAK
- a CDS encoding low molecular weight protein-tyrosine-phosphatase; this encodes MTGVLMVCEGNVCRSPMAAALLTKALPQVPARSAGTRALAGHRAAPLAVELMDVQGIDLRPHVATALTSAQVRGAPLILAMTRAQCGLIERVFPFARGKVYRLGEHDQLDIVDPYRRGRFTFEMAVAQIEQGVQRWLGAIAGLQH
- the oxlT gene encoding oxalate/formate MFS antiporter, producing MDDITQQAPKGAFWTNRWWQLVIGMVCMALVANLQYAWTLFVTPMNSRHHWGEASIQLAFTIFILTETWLVPLEGWLVDKFGPRPVVAGGAVCAGLAWVMNSYATTLPMLYVSAVIAGIGAGGVYGTCVGNALKWFPDRRGLAAGLTAAGFGAGAAVTVIPIANMITRTGYEHTFFFFGILQGVCILALALLLKKPTLRQQVAARKKFAVSKVDYTPGQMIKTPVFWVIYVSFVAVAAGGLMATAQIGPIAKDWGLARIPMTMFGMTLPLLTMTLSIDNVCNGFTRPLCGFISDKLGRENTMFVIFIGEGLALLGLMQYGSNPYAFMTFAALIFLFWGEIFSIFPAICADTFGSKYAAANAGTLYTAKGTASLIVPIASVLAATGGWNLVFIVSSVVTIAAGVSAKFILAPMRSRWIESHNQPQGVLAATSGGTASPLGHWPEQTGE
- a CDS encoding LysR family transcriptional regulator; this encodes MNVSLQQLKVFVAVARERSFTRAAREFDLTQSAVSRCVRELEEAVELKLFDRTTRQVELTNAGASLERRIGRLLDEIDLTLREERATFDGHTGVVVVASNPVLSSGWVAQGLAVCAAAFPGLIVSVRDQPQSSVLASVEQGEVDFGLVSSVEPPDSDLLHAQAIFTTPLHAVLPSAHALARQSNVAWTRLSESPIVTLNADAGVRAALELALSSNGMKRRPMQELGHVAAVLRMVELGLGVGVLPVDARWPGLSAGLVGRPLVPEMNLTTWLVHRRNRSLRPNASAVWAQFAAAAAPSHEDAAMSSHVGSATPLHVAAVSSHSSAAMSSPATGAQSAASSEFTRSATLRGGAALHEP
- a CDS encoding LysR family transcriptional regulator; its protein translation is MTMRNATLRQLKVFETVARHLSFSRAAEELHLTQPAVSTQVRQLEEHAGLPLFEQLGKKIYLTPAGTEMLHYSRAIIQQFHEVDEAMSQLKGVSGGKLNVAVISAGDYFFPRVLAEFTRRYSGVVLNLAVHNRAELLHQLATNQTDLAVMVRPPHETDATNEPFAPHPYVIVAAPTHPLAHKRNIKMSQLASEAFIVRERGSDTWNSMEEGFAGRLANLKIAMEIKSTETIKQAVIAGMGIAFLSAHTISLELQLGHLVVLDVESFPVMLNWYVVHRKNKRLPPVAVAFKRFLMEEGANLIEKITRVKELSVYKQ
- a CDS encoding undecaprenyl-phosphate glucose phosphotransferase yields the protein MHTVIRQTTGRDFADMESALARLLDVMLVALGAALASLLCLADPALSIVEASFVAFDMAFAILLLPWFGVYDSWRGRSTWRLSVRIVFGWIVVQACGVAVMFLLHRTASLSRLWCVTWTALTACALVASRLLVHAALGRMRRAGRNLRTVAVVGAGAHRDGVIAHIAGSPDAGFRAVATLNTWPDSEPDVAGLPAFRQLRELADWVRREQIDEVWIALPMSEEDTVLQVLAEFSGDLVNVRFLPDVRSLVMFDRHVVDLLGSPAINLMASPMTPYALLQKALFDRLFAVVALLALGPLMLSIAIAVKATSKGPVLFTQRRKGTDGRVFRIYKFRSMRAHAQQPGVVRQATRGDLRITRVGAFLRRTSLDELPQFFNVLRGEMSVVGPRPHAIEHDDQYRGLVDGYIHRYRIKPGITGWAQVNGFRGETDRIEKMQRRVEHDLYYLRNWSFGLDMRIVVATVVKGFLNRNAY